The DNA region CCATCGTTCGTCCTTCATGCCCCGTTTGACGACGGCGGATGCCATCCAGGGCGGGATGATGCGACCCTCGCCGGTGGTCAGATCTGCCACCGTGACCCATCGTGCGTCCGACCCGTCGTCCAATCGCACTGCGACGCAGTGCGGAACCGCCGCCTGGAGCGTGGCCTGCGCCAGGGTGTGACCCACGCGGGAGGCATCCAGTTCGCCGTCCACGGCGCGGGTGATGACCGTGCTCGGGATGTACCGCACCTTTGCCGCGTTGTACCGCGCCTCGATGGTCGTCTCGATCCCGGCATCCTCGTCCAGCGCTGTTGCGACAAAGCCGGGCGCGATGCGCAACGCCGTGCCGACAAGTCGGCATCCACGTCGATGGCCGCGTTGATCAGCTGCGCGTAGTCCCAGTCTTGCTGCGAGATCGGCCAGCCATCGGTAGTGCGGCTGTTTCGCGAACTCCAGCACCCGACACGTTACCGCGACGGGGATCCCGTCGGCGGCGACGGCACCCGCGTGCTCATCGCGGAGTGCCAACAGCGGCGACCTTTTCCGTTGCGTTCTCATACGTCGGAGAGACGCAGCTCGAGATCATCATGCCAAACGACGATTCACCATAACCGCGAGTTTCCTCGACGTCGGCCGCGAAGGTATGCATCACTTGGGTTTCTGGCCGGAGGAATATCCCGCGGCCCGTCGTGCACTGGAGGCGGCTGGCTTCACCGAGTTGTCGCGAATCGAGACGGCCGACGGCGTCCTCAACGTCAGCTATTACGAATCGCCGCCATCGATTGGGCTAGTCGTGGAACTCGTTCCCTTGAACGATCTACGTCGAGCCACGTTTGCGGCTCTCGAGCGACTCACTGCAGACTGGGATGGTACGGACCCGGTTCGGCGCTTCGCGACGAGACAGGAATTCGTCGCCTCACAGACAGGCGGATAGTCACCTGAGGCGCTCATTAGACAAGGATGGATGTCGCATGCTTCGTCGCCAATATGAACGTGTGTTTGTGAACACGAACAGCATTTTTCCGCGTACTTTGAAGGCAAGCCTCCCGACACGCGGATGACTTGGTTGCTACAGTGGCCAATGCTGGGGCGAAGCTAGGACGAAGGAGCACTGACTATGACCACTGTTAGTAGCGGCGCAGCGACTGCAGGTGAGCACCGCACGGTGGGCAGGGTGATGGCCATCCTCGAACTCGTAGTCGCCAATGACGATCGAGGGTCGAGGCTCGGCGATCTCGCCAACCACGTGGACGCGCCGAAGTCTTCAGTGCATGGACTCGCCAAAGGTCTCGTGGCGATGGGATACCTTCGCGAGGACGGAGCGCGATACCATGTCGGCCCGGCGCTCTCGAGCCTTGTCGCGGTGCAGAACGCGTCACTGCCGGTGGTTTACCGCCACACGCTGGAAGCCCTCTCGGCTGAATGGCGCGAGACGTCGATCCTGTCCACTCTTGTGGGTGATAGTGCCGTATATCTTGACGTCGTGCAAGCCAAAGACGTTCTGATCCGGGCCGCACCCGCCGCGCACGTGCGCCAGCCGCTCTGGCCACGCAGTTCGGGCAAGCTCTTCCTCGCGTACATGGAGCCCAAGCGACTGGATGCCTACTTCCGGCGCCAGCGGGTGGAGCCAGATTTGGAAGCTACCATTCGTGAAGAACTGGCCGGGATTCGACGAACGGGCATTGCTATCAACACGGGCGGCAACACGGAAATCGAAATGGGCGTCGCGAGCCCGATCGTCCGGAAGGGTGCGCCCGTGACGATGGCCATCGCCGTGGCGGGTTTGTCATCGCGGATGGAACCGCATCTCGACGAGATCGTCGAGAGTGTGCGGACGGCAGCGGAGTCCCTTTCAAGTCACGTCTAACACTACGTGTTCAGAATGACGCATGCTCGTTGGCAATGCGGTACATTTGCCCTTGCGGGGCATAGTCGCTTCGTGATCGATTGAGCGGCTGTGCGGCTCGCGACGAGAGGTGAATGGCATGAAGGCGATTGGATTTCAGAAGTTCGGAGACAGCGGGGTCCTCGAGGTGATTGAGCTCCCTACGCCGGTCGCCGGTGCAGGAGAGCTCCTTGTCGCAGTCGAAGCCACGACGGTGAACCCGACCGATATCCTCATGCGCTCTGGGGCGCAGGCCCCAATCATGGTCGGTCTCGAGCCGCCCTTCATCGCGGGGATGGAGTTCGCCGGACGGGTAGTCGGCGTCGGGGCGGGGGCGCCAGCGATTCTCGGGAAACGCGTCATCGGTATCGTTGATAAGCGACGTCCATCGGGCGGTACCCATGCCCAGTTCCTCGCTTTGCCGGCGAAGTCTGTCGCGGTCATCGACGATGCGCTGGATCCTGTCGAGGCGACGACGATACCGATGAACGGACTGACCGCGCTACAGGCGCTGGAGCACCTTGGCCTCAGCGCGGGCGAAACTCTGCTGGTCACCGGTGCGCCCGGTGCCCTTGGTGGGTATGTCGTCCAGCTGGCCCGCCGACTTGGCATCCTCGTATTCGCCGACGCGAGCCCGGCGGATAGGGAACTCGTCGAGCGGCTTGGGGCATCGCGGGTACTGACTCGCGGCCCGGAAATGGCCCAAGAGTTGCGCCGTGAGGTGCCTGGCGGCGTTGACGGTGCAGTCGATGCCGCGCGCGTTGGCGAACCGGTGGCTGAACTCGTCCGCGATAGTGGCGTCATGGTGCACGTGCGTGCAGGTGACGTGGTCGATGACAGTCGTATCACTCGCCGAAGCGTCGCCGTCGCGTCGAAGACCGAGGATACCGCGGGGCTGAGCGCGCTCGCCGCGGCCGCGCTTGACGGTTCAGTGACGCTTCGCGTCGCTGAACGTCTGCCGTTCGAGAGGGTGGCAGACGCACACCGACTCGTCGAAGCGGGAGGACTGCGGGGCAGAGTCGTGCTGGAGTGGCCAGCAATCTGACTCCACAGCCATTCGCATATATGCATTTCGAGAGGTCACTGGTGACTGAAAACGTGTTGTCTCTATCCCCGCTGTCGTTGCTGCCTGCTTCCCCGCTCGCGATCATCGAAGCAGCAGCCACGGCGGGCTTTGGCCACCTCGGCCTGCGATTCATTCCGGGCATGGAGGGCGACGCGGACGTGCTCGCTGATCCCGCGCTCA from Microbacterium sp. zg-B185 includes:
- a CDS encoding IclR family transcriptional regulator; amino-acid sequence: MTTVSSGAATAGEHRTVGRVMAILELVVANDDRGSRLGDLANHVDAPKSSVHGLAKGLVAMGYLREDGARYHVGPALSSLVAVQNASLPVVYRHTLEALSAEWRETSILSTLVGDSAVYLDVVQAKDVLIRAAPAAHVRQPLWPRSSGKLFLAYMEPKRLDAYFRRQRVEPDLEATIREELAGIRRTGIAINTGGNTEIEMGVASPIVRKGAPVTMAIAVAGLSSRMEPHLDEIVESVRTAAESLSSHV
- a CDS encoding NADP-dependent oxidoreductase, giving the protein MKAIGFQKFGDSGVLEVIELPTPVAGAGELLVAVEATTVNPTDILMRSGAQAPIMVGLEPPFIAGMEFAGRVVGVGAGAPAILGKRVIGIVDKRRPSGGTHAQFLALPAKSVAVIDDALDPVEATTIPMNGLTALQALEHLGLSAGETLLVTGAPGALGGYVVQLARRLGILVFADASPADRELVERLGASRVLTRGPEMAQELRREVPGGVDGAVDAARVGEPVAELVRDSGVMVHVRAGDVVDDSRITRRSVAVASKTEDTAGLSALAAAALDGSVTLRVAERLPFERVADAHRLVEAGGLRGRVVLEWPAI